The following are from one region of the Populus trichocarpa isolate Nisqually-1 chromosome 8, P.trichocarpa_v4.1, whole genome shotgun sequence genome:
- the LOC7457882 gene encoding transcription factor GTE6 has product MEAISPSIVDSGNLPIRNSDAEAEGFKHSVDEILQKVDKLEQRVNEVEQFYSKNTSKKQQSGSSKGGSSTVKDKDKERHIPSIRKQQQDASKREAAAAKRMQELMRQFGTILRQITQHKWAWPFMQPVDVKGLGLHDYYEVIDKPMDFSTIKNQMEAKDGTGYKSVREICADVRLVFKNAMKYNDERSDVHVMAKTLLGKFEEKWLQFLPKVTEEEKRREEEEAEAQLDMQLAQEAAHAKMARDLGNELYEVDMHLEELREMVVQKCRKMSTEEKRKLGAALTRLSPEDLTKALEIVAQNNPGFQATAEEVDLDIDAQSETTLWRLKFFVKDALEVQGKSAASAGGRNNTTTPSNNNNNNNKRKREICDAIAKTAKKRSKKPSS; this is encoded by the exons ATGGAAGCGATAAGCCCGTCGATTGTGGATTCCGGTAATCTCCCGATAAGAAATTCCGATGCCGAAGCAGAGGGTTTCAAGCATAGCGTGGATGAAATTCTTCAAAAAGTTGATAaa TTGGAGCAAAGAGTGAACGAGGTCGAGCAGTTTTACTCGAAGAATACAAGTAAAAAGCAGCAGAGTGGTTCTTCGAAAGGTGGAAGCTCCACTGtgaaagataaagataaagagaGGCATATTCCTAGTATTAGGAAACAGCAGCAAGATGCATCGAAACGAGAGGCAGCTGCTGCTAAGAGAATGCAAGAGCTTATGCGCCAATTCGGTACAATATTGCGTCAA ATTACACAGCACAAATGGGCGTGGCCTTTTATGCAACCTGTGGATGTCAAAGGTCTTGGTTTGCATGACTATTATGAG GTTATCGACAAGCCCATGGATTTCAGtacaattaaaaatcaaatggagGCCAAGGATGGCACAGGATACAAGAGTGTAAGGGAGATATGTGCTGATGTGAGGTTAGTGTTTAAGAATGCAATGAAATATAATGATGAAAGAAGTGATGTTCATGTTATGGCCAAAACATTGCTGggaaaatttgaggagaaatgGCTACAGTTTCTGCCTAAAGTCACTGAAGAG gagaaaagaagagaggaggaggaagcGGAGGCTCAATTGGATATGCAGCTTGCTCAGGAGGCTGCTCATGCTAAAATGGCTCGTGATTTGGGTAATGAG CTTTATGAGGTTGATATGCATCTGGAAGAGCTTCGAGAAATGGTTGTTCAAAAGTGCAG AAAGATGTCCACCgaagagaaaagaaagcttGGGGCAGCTCTTACAAGGCTATCTCCTGAAGACCTGACCAAAGCATTGGAGATTGTTGCTCAGAATAATCCAGGCTTTCAAGCAACTGCTGAAGAGGTGGACCTTGACATCGATGCACAG AGCGAAACCACCCTATGGAGGCTAAAGTTTTTTGTGAAGGATGCGCTGGAAGTCCAGGGAAAAAGTGCAGCCAGCGCAGGTGGCCGAAACAACACCACTACCCCtagcaataataacaataacaacaacaaacgTAAAAGAGAGATTTGCGATGCTATTGCCAAAACTGCCAAGAAAAGGAGTAAGAAGCCCTCCTCTTGA